One segment of Desulfurellaceae bacterium DNA contains the following:
- the cyoE gene encoding heme o synthase, with translation MILRTHAPTMGRTDRLDRVWQRSLAFLELTKPRIVSLVLITTCVGFYLASLGVADYRLLLHTLLGTALAAAGTLALNQVLEREADAKMRRTQLRPLPDGRVQPLEAYVFGTLVTVAGLVYLAWTVNLASATVTTAIVVSYLGVYTPLKKTTSLCTLIGAVPGALPPVIGWAAVRGSIDLEAWILFAIMFLWQMPHSLAIAWLYRDDYARAGFQLLPVINPDGKSTGRQVTSHCLALLAVGLLPTLVGLAGPLYFCVAFGLGSMFLWYSVRLALARSPESARRLLFASLIYLPLLLAVMAFDKVPL, from the coding sequence ATGATACTCCGCACACATGCGCCGACCATGGGTCGCACCGACCGTCTGGATCGGGTCTGGCAGCGCAGCTTGGCCTTTCTCGAGCTGACCAAGCCCCGGATCGTGAGTCTGGTCCTGATTACGACCTGTGTCGGTTTTTATCTGGCCTCACTGGGCGTCGCCGACTACCGGCTGCTGCTGCACACCCTGCTGGGCACGGCCCTGGCCGCCGCTGGGACCCTGGCCCTCAACCAGGTGCTCGAACGCGAGGCCGATGCTAAAATGCGACGCACCCAGCTGCGGCCGCTGCCCGACGGACGCGTCCAGCCTCTCGAGGCGTATGTGTTCGGGACGCTGGTGACCGTCGCCGGACTCGTCTATCTGGCCTGGACCGTCAACTTGGCCAGCGCCACAGTCACCACAGCCATTGTGGTCAGCTACCTGGGAGTCTACACCCCGCTCAAGAAAACGACCTCGCTGTGTACCCTGATCGGTGCCGTGCCCGGTGCTCTGCCGCCGGTCATTGGCTGGGCGGCCGTCCGCGGCTCGATTGATCTGGAGGCCTGGATCCTGTTTGCCATCATGTTTCTGTGGCAGATGCCGCACTCGCTGGCCATAGCCTGGCTGTACCGGGACGACTACGCCCGAGCCGGATTCCAACTCCTGCCGGTCATCAACCCCGACGGGAAAAGCACCGGCCGGCAGGTGACCAGCCACTGTCTGGCGCTGCTGGCCGTCGGCCTGCTGCCGACCCTGGTCGGTCTGGCCGGACCGCTGTATTTCTGTGTAGCGTTCGGGCTGGGCAGCATGTTCCTGTGGTACAGCGTTCGTCTGGCGCTGGCCCGCTCGCCGGAGTCCGCCCGGCGACTGTTGTTTGCCTCGCTGATTTATCTGCCGCTGCTGCTGGCCGTGATGGCCTTTGATAAAGTCCCGCTGTAA
- a CDS encoding heme-copper oxidase subunit III, producing MPSATAALPQTAEQAQARPSPGFGGGPPPGVAGPPISNARLGMLMLISAETMFFVGLIGAYVVFRAGSSVWPSGHLYLPVGVTWVNTLVLFVSCYTMHRAIAALRLDRLRSAGNWLGLTALLGSVFLGVQGYEWTQLVRDGLTISTGIYGATFYTLIGCHGLHVLAAVVWLLVVLVLAKRGAFSARRPVAVEVCGMYWYYVGGLWALLFPLVYLN from the coding sequence ATGCCAAGCGCCACTGCCGCCCTGCCGCAGACAGCTGAACAAGCTCAGGCCCGGCCGTCTCCAGGCTTTGGAGGCGGCCCCCCCCCAGGCGTAGCCGGTCCGCCGATCAGCAACGCCCGACTGGGCATGCTGATGCTCATCAGCGCCGAAACCATGTTCTTTGTCGGCTTGATCGGGGCCTACGTGGTCTTTCGGGCCGGCAGCTCGGTCTGGCCGTCCGGCCATCTGTACCTGCCGGTCGGCGTGACCTGGGTGAACACCCTGGTCTTATTCGTCAGCTGTTACACCATGCACCGGGCCATTGCCGCCCTGCGCCTCGACCGCCTGCGCAGTGCGGGCAACTGGCTGGGCCTGACCGCGCTGTTGGGCAGCGTCTTCTTAGGCGTCCAAGGCTATGAATGGACACAGCTGGTGCGGGACGGTTTGACGATCTCAACCGGTATCTATGGCGCCACCTTCTACACTCTGATCGGCTGCCACGGCCTGCACGTTTTGGCCGCCGTGGTCTGGCTGCTCGTCGTCCTGGTCCTGGCCAAACGCGGCGCGTTCTCTGCCCGTCGGCCGGTTGCGGTTGAGGTGTGCGGCATGTACTGGTACTACGTTGGTGGCCTGTGGGCGCTGTTGTTTCCCTTGGTCTATCTGAACTGA